The sequence GGTATTGACAGAATATACTTTAACATTGATATAATCTATATCCAAAAACAATTTTTTTCGAAATAGCTCTTTTGGCAAGAGAATCAGCCCATTCATTGTATTCAACTCTTGAGTGAGCTTTAACCTTTTTAAAATAAATATTCATATATTGCTTGAAATAATTAATACTTTTAAGATAATACAATGAAATCTCAGAATATGGTTTCATTTTGCCTATAGCTAGTTTTTCTATAGGTAGAAAGTCATAAGCTATTGTAACTTCAGTTATATTTCGTGACAAAGCCCATTCAAGTGCTTTTATAACCGATGTAAATTCTCCATATGTTGAATTTAGAGATGTATTTCCTCGAACTATCCC comes from Thermosipho affectus and encodes:
- a CDS encoding RNase H family protein, whose protein sequence is MVTIYVDGSWNCEIPDIAGWGFVALRGKTILKVKKGIVRGNTSLNSTYGEFTSVIKALEWALSRNITEVTIAYDFLPIEKLAIGKMKPYSEISLYYLKSINYFKQYMNIYFKKVKAHSRVEYNEWADSLAKRAISKKIVFGYRLYQC